In Juglans microcarpa x Juglans regia isolate MS1-56 chromosome 4S, Jm3101_v1.0, whole genome shotgun sequence, a single window of DNA contains:
- the LOC121263606 gene encoding transcription factor MYB3R-1-like isoform X4 has protein sequence MEGDQTIYTPQDGLGDGGQKMRPLHGRTTGPTRRSTKGQWAPEEDEILRKAVQRFKGKNWKKIAECFKDRTDVQCLHRWQKVLNPELVKGPWSKEEDEIIVKLVNKYGPKKWSTIAQHLPGRIGKQCRERWHNHLNPAINKEAWTQEEELALIRAHQIYGNKWAELTKFLPGRSDNAIKNHWNSSVKKKLDSYLASGLLAQFPALPHIGHQNQHMHSSSSRMQGSGDDSGPKGIETQETSECSQESTVAGCYKSSSDMANAVLHASEEFPLTRESGSAKEQSSSPPSCSEQYYTSLEDVAFSMPNITCEADCSDKFLEQNFSHDAGTSAGGDHQFNIHAIPNISSLEVEQESSQLKTYCMGTNESHETMNVPCQTSAELRASTSTGCITMGSYKLENMRIPDDECCRILFSEALNDGFFSGNHTKVSNIVPLGECTDSFCCQSSNCIIPEADGTSAVQSYCPPRSDLVGSPCSQSFRFLSSLISVDCGTLLYGDEPNQLFETQEEGFVTGAHEGFIYTNDLTNSPCNNGTDNTGMQEQPDVKETSNLVPVNTFGSGSDITDTCPSVGERVHVHLEQQDAGALCYEPPRFPSLDIPFLSCDLIQSGSDTQQEYSPLGIRQLMMSSMNCITPFRLWDSPSRDDSPDAFLKSAAKTFTGTPSILKKRHRNLFSPLSDRRSDKKLEIDMTSSLTRHFSHLDVVFDEISTQNAPFSPSSNRKRNFGASTMDKENTDCAFKGAEGKGRDGTSSFDDRNLEKNSDDSNLQGNVKRPTADVDAKTKVQQPSGVLVEHNMNDLLLHSPDQVGSKADRLLSSSSRTPRNKQSRSLAAASDRGISNHLSSGNPCAHFRSPTLCGKKNESHSIAVTCTQSASSSAPLETAGHNVRNDAGVETFGIFGGTPFKRSIESPSAWKSPWFINSFLPGPRVDTEITIEDIGYFMSPGDRSYDAIGLMKHISEHSAAAYANAQEVLGNETPKTLKKGKCNNHGSRDQENSRLPYSHHGNRSHLAPTVMTECRTLDFSECGTPGKGTENGKPSNACWITI, from the exons ATGGAAGGTGACCAGACAATCTATACTCCTCAAGATGGGCTTGGTGATGGTGGTCAGAAAATGCGACCTCTACACGG GAGGACAACTGGTCCCACGAGGCGTTCTACCAAAGGCCAATGGGCACCAGAAGAG GACGAGATTTTGCGGAAGGCTGTTCAACGTTTTAAAGGAAAGAACTGGAAAAAAATAG CGGAGTGTTTCAAGGACAGAACCGATGTGCAATGCCTACATAGGTGGCAGAAGGTCTTAAATCCAGAGCTTGTCAAAGGTCCATGGTCTAAAGAG GAGGatgaaataattgtaaaattgGTGAACAAGTATGGTCCAAAAAAATGGTCCACCATTGCACAGCATTTGCCTGGGCGTATTGGGAAGCAATGTCGTGAAAG GTGGCATAATCATCTTAATCCTGCTATAAACAAAGAAGCATGGACCCAGGAAGAGGAACTGGCTTTGATTCGTGCTCATCAGATTTATGGGAACAAATGGGCAGAGCTAACAAAGTTCTTGCCAGGAAG GTCAGACAATGCTATAAAAAATCATTGGAACAGTTCTGTGAAAAAGAAATTGGATTCTTATCTGGCATCAGGTTTACTCGCTCAGTTCCCAGCGCTTCCTCATATCGGACATCAAAATCAACACATGCATTCATCATCTTCAAGGATGCAGGGTAGTGGAGATGATAGTGGTCCCAAAGGGATAGAAACACAGGAAACATCGGAATGCAGTCAAGAGTCAACTGTTGCAGGTTGCTATAAGTCTTCAAGTGATATGGCCAATGCAGTTTTGCATGCCAGTGAAGAATTCCCATTGACTCGAGAATCTGGTTCAGCTAAGGAACAAAGCTCGAGCCCACCATCTTGTTCTGAACAATATTACACATCTCTGGAAGATGTTGCTTTTTCAATGCCAAATATTACTTGTGAAGCAGATTGCTCTGACAAATTTCTGGAACAAAATTTCTCGCATGATGCCGGAACTTCTGCAGGTGGGGATCACCAGTTTAATATACATGCAATACCAAATATCTCGTCATTGGAAGTGGAGCAGGAATCATCACAGTTGAAAACATATTGTATGGGTACTAATGAAAGCCATGAAACAATGAATGTTCCATGTCAAACTTCAGCGGAGTTGAGAGCTTCTACTTCAACGGGGTGTATAACCATGGGTTCATATAAACTAGAGAACATGAGGATACCTGATGATGAATGTTGTAGAATTCTATTTTCGGAGGCATTAAATGATGGTTTTTTCTCTGGAAATCATACAAAAGTTTCTAATATTGTTCCCTTGGGGGAATGCACTGATTCATTTTGTTGCCAATCATCAAACTGCATCATACCTGAAGCTGATGGAACTTCAGCTGTACAATCTTATTGTCCTCCAAGGTCTGATCTAGTGGGAAGTCCGTGCTCTCAATCTTTTAGGTTCCTATCATCACTTATATCTGTTGACTGTGGTACACTTCTATATGGTGATGAACCTAACCAGTTGTTTGAAACTCAGGAAGAAGGGTTTGTCACTGGTGCCCATGAGGGATTTATTTATACCAATGACTTGACCAATTCTCCTTGCAACAATGGTACAGATAACACAGGAATGCAAGAGCAACCAGATGTAAAGGAAACTTCAAACTTAGTCCCTGTAAATACTTTTGGCTCAGGATCGGATATCACAGACACATGCCCCTCTGTGGGTGAGAGAGTACATGTACATTTGGAACAGCAGGATGCCGGAGCACTATGTTATGAGCCTCCTCGTTTTCCAAGCTTGGATATTCCATTTTTAAGCTGTGATCTGATACAATCTGGTAGTGATACACAACAAGAATATAGCCCACTTGGAATTCGCCAACTTATGATGTCTTCTATGAACTGTATCACCCCATTTAGGCTGTGGGATTCACCATCTCGTGATGATAGTCCTGATGCATTTCTGAAGAGTGCGGCTAAAACTTTCACAGGTACACCATCCATATTGAAGAAACGACACCGCAACTTGTTTTCACCACTATCTGATAGAAGAAGTGACAAAAAGCTAGAGATTGACATGACATCCAGCTTGACCAGACATTTTTCTCACTTAGATGTTGTATTTGATGAAATCAGTACCCAAAATGCACCTTTCTCTCCATCATCCAATCGTAAAAGAAACTTTGGAGCCTCCACTATGGATAAAGAAAATACTGATTGTGCCTTTAAAGGGGCTGAGGGAAAGGGAAGAGATGGCACTTCATCTTTTGATGAtagaaatttagagaaaaattcTGATGATAGTAATTTGCAAGGCAATGTGAAGCGGCCGACTGCTGATGTTGATGCTAAGACCAAG GTCCAGCAGCCTTCTGGCGTCCTtgttgaacataacatgaatgaTCTGCTTCTACATTCTCCCGATCAAGTTGGTTCCAAAGCAGACAGGTTGTTAAGTTCAAGCTCTAGAACTCCAAGAAATAAACAATCTAGAAGCTTGGCAGCTGCATCAGACCGAGGCATTTCTAATCATTTATCTTCAGGAAATCCATGTGCACATTTTCGCTCCCCTACTCTTTGTGGGAAAAAGAATGAAAGTCATTCAATTGCAGTTACATGCACTCAATCTGCTTCTTCATCAGCTCCTCTGGAGACCGCTGGCCATAATGTACGGAATGATGCTGGCGTTGAAACATTTGGCAT ATTTGGTGGAACTCCATTTAAAAGAAGTATCGAATCCCCTTCAGCATGGAAATCCCCTTGGTTCATCAATTCTTTTCTGCCAGGCCCAAGGGTTGATACTGAAATAACAATTGAG GATATAGGGTATTTTATGAGCCCAGGGGATAGAAGTTATGATGCCATTGGGTTGATGAAACACATAAGCGAGCACAGTGCTGCTGCTTATGCCAACGCTCAggaggttttgggaaatgaaacTCCAAAAACATTGAAAAAGGGAAAATGCAACAACCATGGGAGTAGGGACCAAGAGAACAGTCGTCTACCCTACAGTCATCATGGGAACCGTTCCCACTTGGCTCCAACTGTTATG ACAGAGTGTCGCACCCTTGACTTCAGTGAATGTGGGACACCCGGGAAGGGAACAGAGAATGGGAAACCCTCGAATGCT TGCTGGATTACAATTTGA